The DNA segment GGATAGCCGGTGTGCCGACCCAAGTTGGCAGCGCGGACGGACTTTACGCCCAAGCGAGACAAAAGAGGCCCTCCTGGTGGAATATATTCGTACCTGACTCCGTATCCAGGTATTTACCGCTATTCTACCTCGCGCTTCGAGCCTTTTCACCGAGCGCACACGTCGTTACTCGAGATATTCCTCGACGCTGATAACGCGACGCGGTGGTTCGCAGCAGCTCCTCCAACGAACATCGATTCGACTCCTAACGAAACGTTATTCGATGGAATTGCAACGCAAACAAAATGGTTGTTCCCCAGCGGAAGTTTGTCTCTTGTACTTCTCGCATCATCCAGCTGGTCCGGTTTTTCTCGATTATCGTAGCTATCGGTCCCGTGACGCGATGCTTTTATTTTCATTCGTCTCGAACAGAGTAGACGAGTGAATTGCCGCTTGGAACATAGGTTTCTTTCTCGTTTGTCGTCCCGGCGAAGGTTGCGGTTTATTCGCGACGTTATCACCGTTAATGGCGCGGGACCAAGGAAAAGCCGTCGCGGATAGGTAACGCTGGCGTTTTGTTCGAGAGAACGTAATCCCAGACTCGTCCCCGGTAGACGAGATCACCGGTTCCGTTTCGTTACGCGTTCTCCGTTATGTCGGATAGGCTCGATCGATTTCGAGAAAAGAATCGCGAGACTGGGGTGCATCGTGTAAATATTTAGTAAAGTCGACGTGCTCGAAGTCGTAATCCGTGCCACGCGTAATCGTGTCACTTTTCGGACAGCCGCGTTTATATTACGTAGTCGAATGGAAAGCGCCTAGCGATAAAAAACCCACTCGATTACGCGTACAAGTCGAAATTGTTAATAATTCACCGGCAGCCATGATGTCACGGTTAAAGCTGGACGAACGAGCTCTAGCGCCGTGTTCCATTCACGTGGTGTAGCGGACCGTTGCATTCGTGTTTGTCTTCTTCCTTCTTTTCGATGGAACAAGAAGACAGAACCGCCAGGATGAGTCTCGTCTCGAAGTTATCGATCGGTCACTCGATAGCTTGAAAGTTACACGCGTTACCGGAAGTAAATTGTTGAGTTATGGCTCGTTTATCGATGCTCGATCTAGCGTTGTTTCCTGAAACGAGAAACTATTCCGGAGTTCCCTCGTCCCCAGGTAATTCCACGATTTCCCTGcgcgttcataaaacgcggAAATTGAACGTATCGGGATTCAGCGTGCGTCTATCGCTCGTCCGTGTCGCCTCCGTCATACGAAATCGGTCCTCCGCGTTGGATAATCCGACGGCGTCGAAGGAAACGCGGTGGCAACTTTTCCAGAACACGACGATTGTTTTCGTCTTATTGactctctctcgagagagagagagagaaagagacatcGAGCTCATCTTTATCTGTGCTCGAAGGTTAAGTCCCCTTTATCTACACGGGAGAACATTTGCAGACCACTCGAACGATCGTTCTCGAGCGGTCACGTGGCACCCATGAAAGGAACGTAATATCGAAAATACTATCAGCTCTTTATTGATCTTTTAATGCCGTCGTTCGGTTAATCGACGGGCCACTGTTAACGTTTACACCCGACGATTACGCTCGTCGTTCGACGTCGATGTTTCGATCGTTTAATTATCATAACAAAAAATGTGACCTCCCCAGTCTGATTACACAGCCGTTTTATTGCTAACCGAACGTCAGTTTTATTGCTGTTCCAAGCATCGACGCGTTGCTGCTCCCGTCGATTCGACAATGGGACGTAATTCGAGAGAAGATGTCGCAATCGATTGGCTTTTTTATTTTCGACACCGCTACACGCGTGTACGAACATCCTCGAGGGAACGCCAAGCGTCGAAAAATCCTTATTTTCCGTCCATCCTTCGATTCTTACACGCTTCCGATGATTACGCAGCTTTATACACATTCATCCTTTACGATCGTCATTAAACGTTCGTTACGATCGAATCGCCTGCTTCGTTACGCGGCAATAAAAAATCGAAACGTAACACGGAGAGGATGAGACTCGTATCCTATTAAAATTCTAATCCCTCGCaattttctccctctctctctctctctctctgctcgtCGAGCACAAAGAACGTCGTCAGAAGAATTCTCGTTGCAAGAATTTCGTGTTTGCGTCTCGAAACGGGCGTATTGTTCCCGGGCAAGggagaaaaaaggaggaagcTTCCGGTTGGACGAGCAGCATTTTTCGCTGACGATGAAAATTTGCGAAGAAAATTGGGTCGATCTCCTGAACGCGGCCGTGCTCTTCCATTTCCGTTTGGAAAAATTGATGGCACTCGTTTCGACGTTAATAGTCCTGTCCGCCGGTTTTTCCCTGGCTGCGTTCGATACATCGCGATTGTTAACTCCGTACAGATTCCCCGATGATTCACGGCGCACGTCACTGCTTAACCTTTTCTTTTGTTGCACGCGGAGAAGTGTCATTGCACTCGGAGAAGCGAAACTCGTCTCTTCTTTCCTGATGCAAATGTTGCTCGAGCGAGGGGGAATATTTTTCCCGCTGTATCACGTTCTATTTTAGAGAGTTGTTGTTGCGATTACTAAAATTTATTCGACGAGAATCTAATTTTACTGAGAAGTTTCtcgtttgattttttttttagtcTTGTTCGCGGCGTAACGACGATACTCCTGTACAACAGTACAAAATTAGCTTTACACGTTCGTCTTCGACGGTCTGTTTCAATGGTAAATCGTTTCAAGGAATTGGCCAGCATCCTTTTTCACACGTTAGATCAGCGATGCGGAGTGATGTGAAAATGGGAAAGGTAAATTCTTGTTGCGATTCTTCGAGTTGGAAATTCCGTTACGCTCGATCGCGATGGTATCTCTTGAGAAGTGAAATTAATCAGTCGCGCCTCGTTGATATTATACACTCGGACGAGTTATCAGCTCGCAACAAAATACACTTAACTGGTTTACATCGTGAAATAACAAGCTCCGATGGAATCGACGCTACATTTCCTGTTTCGCACATTTTTTTCTTACGCGAATCTCCTCGCGTTCTCGATGAACTCGACTTTTTACGAATAACAACACGCACGTTACTATCAGAGTTTAGTATTTTCATTGGACCGCAGGAATTCGCGCGCCTAACTTTACAAAGTAACAAGGAAAACTAATAGAAGATTGAATCTAAAGTTAATCACATGCCCCGAATACAATTTCCTAAATACATATATCTACAACATTGTCGTCGTCGTCTCGATAGTGAAAACAAATTACTACTTATTTACCATCGATTGTGATTATAACGCGGATTGAACGCGTGCAACGCGAAGCGTCTCAGCCCGCCCCATTCCTCCTTGACGAAGTCAGCCACCCTTTCTCCAATCATGTTCAACGCTGCAACGGGGTTGCCAGAGATTACCTTGTCGAACAAAGAGAAAAAGCAAAAATGAATACGTCGATTCGTTGGATCTTccaaaagaaaaggaaaggaaCAGAAAGAAATAATAGCTGAATGAACTCTCTTACTCTTGGCATGACTGATGCGTCAGCCACCCTCAACCCCTTCGCGCCGTGCACTTTGAGCCGCTCGTCCACCACCGCCATTTTATCTTGCCGCGGACCCATCTTGCAGGTGCCTGCCTGATGGTTTTCCGGTCTCGTGTTCCATTGCACGGCGCATCTCCAGTAATCGTCGCTGCCTTCTTTGTGCTGGGCACATTGCGGCACGGTTACGTGGCTAAGCGTCAAACCGTGTTTCCGCATCGTCTGTGTCTCCGATAACTTGAAAATGGCGCGTATTCCCTGGACTATGACGTTGGCGTCGCGCTCGGTACCGATGTCGTTGCTCCAGATAAACGGCGGCTCGAGCGGATCGTTGCTGTTCAACGTGATGCGACCTGCGGACACGTTTTCACCTCTATTCGCGTCTATCACTGACGTGTTCATTCAGCACCGTGAAATTGTGTCATTGTCGCGGTACCGTTGCCTCGCGTTCGAATGCGCGCCGTTTCATTTCACGTTGGATAGGAATTATCACTGAACTGGCACAGAAACATTCCGTAAACGGATGGCATCGACGACGCGCGCGTACGCGCGGCACGCAAATCTTTCAGCGAATTTTCGAACTCCGCCCTCTGTCCAAGGATAAAACAGCTAACCGGATCGATCATCCTACGTGAAATGAATAAGCCATCTTTCGATATCATCGTTTTCATCGTTCCGTTCGCGTCGCGAGATACCGTGAAATATCGCGAAACTGGTCACAACGAACAGAGGTACTCGATGTACAATTTAAGTGCCAACTTACCCCTGCTCACTGGATGCAAATTGACGGCCGCGAAATTAATGTCCGTTTTGCCTGGCTTCGACGCGGCAGACTTTCCACGCGGGCACGCTGCACTGTATCCAGAGCAGAATATCTGGATATCCGGATCATCCGGCGTGGTAAGACTCGACGCGAGTACGGCAGAGACTTGCGCCAAGCCTGTGCCGGAGAACGGCCCGGTTTGGTCCCGCAGATACTGTCTCGCGTTGCATTCGTTGAAATCCGAATGCGACGACTCGTTCAGAGTGAAGTACACGCCGAACGAGTGATGATTGTGCAGATTTTCACCAACGCCCGGTAGATCGATCGCGACGGGGATCCCCTTCGATCGTAGATGCTCTTTGGGCCCTATTCCCGAGAGCAGCAACAGCTGCGGCGAGTTTATCGCTCCTGCGGACAGGATCACCTCTCGTTTGGCCTCGACGAACCGCTTCTGCCCGTTCTGCGCCAGAACAGAAATAATACAGACGGATCGAATCGGATTAGAGAGAGCAGCGTTAGTTAGTGCGTTTCGAGTCGGGTCCTGGAACGATTCCGTTACCATTAGCACTTCGATGCCCGTGGCACACTTGTCGTGCATTCGAACTTTCGTGACGGTCGCGTTTATGGCCACGTGAAGATTCCTGCGCCTCGCGACTGGTCTGATGTACGCGTCGACGCTGCTCACTCTCACGCCTTCTTTGCTGGTGGTTTGCACCACCGAGAAGCCGGTTCTACGTTCCCCGGTTAGGTCCTCGCTGACACCCATACCTGCCTCCTCCGCCGCGCGGAGGATCTCCCATGCGAAAGGCGGCTGATATGGAAATCTTTCGAATAAATAATGCTTCAGCTTCAACGACCATACGAACTGGTGCTGGTGGAATTTTTTAGCCGAGAGTCAGACGAATCCGCGCGATGAATATTCATTTATCTCGAAGAATCGGAAGCTTTGCTAAAATTATTATCTGTTTATACGTAGAAGTATTTTATCGAATAAGGGAATAGTAAGTAATTAACTTGGATTGATCTGACTCTTGAATAGAGAACTGTTctcgtaagaacactattttgaaacagagagaaagagaaagtatTTCGCAGACCTTTGAACAGTCACAGGTCCTCCTTTGGAGTGGTACCTCGGACTAACCCTTCCGATCTCTCTGTTGTCCTCTGCTTTCAGGAAGTACGGCAGGACCTGCGAGAAACGCGTCGCGAGGATTTGAAATATATTTCTCTCAGCCTCGATTAATAACGATACGTGCAGCGATCGATAGGCGAACGTACGTCTTGCCAGCCCCATCCCTTGTTCCCCATCTCGAGCCATCTTCTGTAATCGTTCGGATTGCCCCGAGTGTAGGCCATGCCATTATGGAGCGTCGTTCCTCCGAGGTTCTTACCTCGAGGCCAGTAGCACTTTCCATTCGTACTTAGGCAGGCATGCGACTCGTTCGACGTTTGATATTTCCAGTCCAGTTGGCCGCCTACGCACGTCGATTTAATTCTGTATCCTTTTTCGAGGCAACCATCGTTTCTGGTACCGATCGTAACCGATCTGTTCGACTTGTACGTCTCGAATCGAAATAGGAAACGACGGTCGACGATAATAATCGTCTCTTTCGAAGATAGTAGTTACGGATGGTTAAATTCTCGCGGTGATGAAATTGAAATTGATTACCAATGTAAAGCCCAACGTTGCTGGGCACCTTAGAACCGGCTGGCTCGTCTGGTCCCGCTTCGACCAACAGGACACGCCAATCTGG comes from the Xylocopa sonorina isolate GNS202 chromosome 1, iyXylSono1_principal, whole genome shotgun sequence genome and includes:
- the LOC143428991 gene encoding glucose dehydrogenase [FAD, quinone]-like, with amino-acid sequence MSCSLDSSFPAPPPPCVRSVAAGPYLTDVCSANAGLAFLALLNSLYVSNPRIGAPCSPIKPIEDPSSYSYDFIVVGSGATGAVVAGRLSEVPDWRVLLVEAGPDEPAGSKVPSNVGLYIGGQLDWKYQTSNESHACLSTNGKCYWPRGKNLGGTTLHNGMAYTRGNPNDYRRWLEMGNKGWGWQDVLPYFLKAEDNREIGRVSPRYHSKGGPVTVQRFPYQPPFAWEILRAAEEAGMGVSEDLTGERRTGFSVVQTTSKEGVRVSSVDAYIRPVARRRNLHVAINATVTKVRMHDKCATGIEVLMNGQKRFVEAKREVILSAGAINSPQLLLLSGIGPKEHLRSKGIPVAIDLPGVGENLHNHHSFGVYFTLNESSHSDFNECNARQYLRDQTGPFSGTGLAQVSAVLASSLTTPDDPDIQIFCSGYSAACPRGKSAASKPGKTDINFAAVNLHPVSRGRITLNSNDPLEPPFIWSNDIGTERDANVIVQGIRAIFKLSETQTMRKHGLTLSHVTVPQCAQHKEGSDDYWRCAVQWNTRPENHQAGTCKMGPRQDKMAVVDERLKVHGAKGLRVADASVMPRVISGNPVAALNMIGERVADFVKEEWGGLRRFALHAFNPRYNHNRW